In Chaetodon trifascialis isolate fChaTrf1 chromosome 6, fChaTrf1.hap1, whole genome shotgun sequence, one DNA window encodes the following:
- the znf366 gene encoding zinc finger protein 366, which produces METDRVNFPSAKSPPLRDEPRQASQHSFYLSPPPFYIKPPKFSPPRYPSTSPTRDTYTVFSPPAFFPMLGPGYTQKEGSQKRKRTPFKMDAPGGESPDRGAEEAEERSSKKTVDLSHIPFSLAPRPNLSPSPKPTPGMIELNRLQLHHRSAGMSLPAQVKQEPLSASPVWPPSPLLLHPPYFPSLHHSLLPYPFFMPSPVMHLSPSSFYPREDLRPRHRDRDGPPRGGTTSAEKLGLSVHVDDSYYVDVGGDQKRWKCRMCEKSYTSKYNLVTHILGHNGIKPHGCHLCGKLFKQLSHLHTHLLTHQGMRPHKCQVCHKAFTQTSHLKRHMMQHSDVKPYSCSVCGRGFAYPSELRAHELKHEKGQENVCVECGLDFPTLAQLKRHLTAHRGPTLYRCAECQKTFQYPSQLQNHMMKHKDIRPYICSECGMEFIQSHHLKQHTLTHKGVKEHKCRICGREFTLLANMKRHVLIHTNIRAYQCHMCFKSFVQKQTLKAHMIVHSDIKPYKCKLCGKEFNRMHNLMGHMHLHSDSKPFKCLYCPSKFTLKGNLTRHMKVKHGVMDRGLDERLFRQRGRFCLSTPMGLLTHFSQEEPFDLSQKPPGLHLSQSDGESVPGSSCQEEEDEESLYRRSQYSPEVDHHELEERGQGSPGELRPREKQKQMYHHGLDEETYERESAAEGHAVDPRGEKVHLLESEETSEMVYESELEPGDQVHHYETSRRQSYGYDSDSELGDPHQELESKQQADGFCDATERNESRSGVDEFMLVTGQQDEEEDKE; this is translated from the exons ATGGAAACAGACAGAGTAAATTTCCCATCAGCAAAAAGTCCTCCTCTCAGGGATGAGCCAAGACAAGCCTCTCAGCACAGTTTCTACCTAAGCCCACCTCCGTTCTACATTAAGCCCCCCAAATTCTCCCCTCCCAGATACCCCAGCACATCACCCACCAGAGACACCTACACTGTTTTCAGCCCTCCTGCTTTCTTTCCCATGCTTGGCCCCGGTTACACCCAAAAGGAAGGATCCCAAAAACGCAAAAGAACTCCTTTCAAGATGGACGCACCAGGAGGTGAATCTCccgacagaggagcagaggaggcagaggaaagaaGCAGTAAGAAGACGGTGGACCTCTCCCACATCCCCTTCTCCCTCGCACCTCGCCCcaatctctctccatctcctaaGCCCACCCCTGGTATGATTGAACTAAACAGACTGCAGCTTCATCACAGATCAGCAGGTATGAGTCTACCTGCGCAGGTGAAACAGGAGCCTCTCAGTGCTTCCCCTGTTTGGCCTCCCTCTCCACTCCTTCTCCACCCTCCCTACTTCCCATCTCTGCACCACAGCCTCCTCCCATACCCCTTCTTCATGCCCAGCCCCGTCATGCACCTCTCCCCCAGTTCTTTCTACCCGCGAGAGGACCTCCGCCCCAGGCATCGCGACCGTGATGGACCTCCTCGCGGTGGGACAACCAGTGCTGAAAAGCTTGGTCTCAGCGTCCACGTGGATGACAGTTATTATGTAGACGTGGGAGGAGACCAGAAGCGATGGAAGTGTCGTATGTGTGAGAAGTCTTACACCTCCAAATACAACCTGGTCACACACATCCTGGGACACAACGGCATCAAGCCACACGGATGCCACCTGTGTGGGAAGTTGTTCAAGCAGCTGagccacctgcacacacacctgctcacacaccAGGGCATGAGGCCCCACAAGTGCCAGGTGTGCCACAAGGCCTTCACTCAGACCAGCCACCTGAAGAGACACATGATGCAGCACAGTGACGTGAAACCATACAG ctgcagtgtgtgtggcagaggtTTTGCTTACCCAAGTGAGCTTCGTGCCCATGAGCTGAAGCACGAGAAAGGCCAGGAGAacgtgtgtgtggagtgtggaCTGGATTTCCCCACCCTGGCCCAACTGAAGAGGCACCTGACTGCACATCGTGGTCCCACCTTGTACAG GTGTGCAGAGTGCCAGAAGACTTTTCAATACCCGAGCCAGCTTCAGAACCACAtgatgaaacacaaagacatcagACCATACATCTGCAGTGAGTGTGGGATGGAGTTCATCCAGTCACACCACCTGAAACAGCACACGCTCACTCACAAA GGGGTGAAGGAGCACAAGTGTCGCATCTGTGGGCGTGAGTTCACCCTGTTGGCCAACATGAAGCGCCATGTCCTCATCCACACCAACATACGGGCCTACCAGTGCCACATGTGCTTCAAGAGTTTTGTccaaaaacagactctcaagGCTCACATGATTGTCCACTCGGACATCAAGCCCTATAAATGCAAG CTTTGTGGGAAGGAGTTCAACAGGATGCACAACCTAATGGGACACATGCATCTCCATTCAGACAGCAAACCCTTCAAATGCCTTTACTGTCCGAGCAAGTTCACACTGAAGGGAAACCTCACCAGACACATGAAGGTCAAACACGGCGTCATGGACAGAGGGCTGGATGAAAGAT TGTTTAGGCAAAGAGGAAGATTCTGCCTGTCCACTCCCATGGGCCTCCTCACCCACTTCAGCCAAGAAGAGCCGTTTGACCTCTCCCAGAAGCCCCCGGGCCTTCATCTCTCCCAGTCTGATGGCGAGAGCGTCCCTGGAAGCTcatgtcaggaggaggaggacgaggagagtTTGTACAGAAGGAGCCAGTACAGCCCTGAGGTGGACCACCacgagctggaggagagagggcagGGGTCTCCAGGTGAACTCAGGCCAAGGGAGAAGCAGAAACAAATGTACCATCATGGTTTAGATGAAGAGACATATGAGAGGgagtcagcagcagagggaCACGCTGTAGATCCCAGAGGTGAGAAGGTGCACCTCTTGGAGTCAGAGGAGACATCCGAGATGGTCTATGAATCTGAGTTGGAGCCAGGCGACCAGGTGCACCACTATGAGACAAGCCGAAGGCAGTCGTATGGTTATGACTCTGATTCAGAGCTAGGGGATCCTCACCAAGAGCTagaaagcaaacagcaggcGGACGGCTTTTGCGATGCCACAGAGAGGAACGAGAGCAGATCAGGTGTAGATGAATTCATGTTAGTTACGGGTCaacaggatgaagaagaagacaaagaatga